A single window of Anopheles moucheti chromosome 2, idAnoMoucSN_F20_07, whole genome shotgun sequence DNA harbors:
- the LOC128299642 gene encoding tyrosine-protein phosphatase 99A isoform X2: MKTIHTMFRVLRVVLIMGATGPSTVWALPAESSSVPTRSNNLPLDLISTTTPLASENSESTLSLAANEHEPATFNLHPYDAGDGSTGEEDLEEQDFEEPRVLPLKSSATPAVVRVVPIEQSASNDEPQTSTHDPTFSADDDIEPSPPQNLTVLEVTSTTIKLTWREPEKANGAIHGYRVYYIHQNQTDLHMPILKLNEMQNSVYHYTLSNLSEYRSTPSFFYIWTPNFTTVFFSFHFPVVVFVEPFAEYRILVTAFTKKHDGKPSEVTQRTDVSGPSAPKVVNLTCHSHNALYYGWRIPQTFYNTIDLYIISYRNIAYHEFREIRITVNASIMETSLIIPNLTSNAEYEVKVRAASASVINPKQIILGSYSEPRKISLQPNCEKAPLKSQRQAYDDYNLAVLAGIVFSFSALLLIVLGLILWKKCFHAAYYYLDDPQPCQGAQAGLIDWEGPSEVGGEVRCPVPVADFAKHVAQLHADGDIGFSKEYEAIQGEALNDEYPSENSQHPENKGKNRYLNVIAYDHSRVHLRQVPGQKKHLDYINANFIDGYQKPRAFIGTQGPLPGTFDCFWRMVWEQRVAVIVMITNLVERGRRKCDMYWPKDGTETYGIIQVRLVKEDVMATYTVRTLHIKHLKMKKKKQSQMEKTVYQYHYTNWPDHGTPDHPLPVINFVKKSTTANPSDGGPIVVHCSAGVGRTGTFIVLDAMLKQIETKGSLNVFGFLRYIRAQRNYLVQTEEQYIFIHDALVEAIASGETNIKMDAIGGLVNHLDYIDAQYKLIVSYQPKEINLTSSLKPVNAIKNRSSLVPLEGSRVHLTPKPGVEGSDYINATWLHGFRRLRDFIVTQHPLIETFKDFWQMVWDHNAQTVVLLSSVDNMSFLQFWPNESEPIESDYYRIRMVSETSEDNYIVRNFVIQSIQDDYELSVKMLENSAWPDMNNTRSIFDFAVSVHERCSEYRNGPIVVVDRYGGFQACQFCAISSLAMQLEYDQTANIYTYAKLYHNKRPGIWTSYDDIRQIYRILSYMPKDLGLLKCTELRTEFDDAAMMTATPDLYSKICSNGSINNQLTGGTPDGVGNGTATTTTTTTSINPPPPGMTIPGLVAGTPNTVCPPMVAVGPGGTTPPPPTLQNGGTVIVKMNGDDNDELSVVVATGNHHLNLDHNQA, translated from the exons atgaaaactatTCACACCATGTTCCGGGTGTTACGGGTCGTATTGATAATGGGTGCTACTGGCCCCAGCACAGTATGGGCACTTCCTGCGGAATCGTCATCGGTTCCGACACGCTCGAACAATTTACCACTGGATCTAATTTCGACAACGACACCGTTAGCTTCAGAAAATTCCGAGAGTACTCTATCGCTGGCCGCAAACGAGCACGAACCTGCAACATTCAATCTTCACCCGTATGATGCCGGCGATGGCAGCACTGGTGAGGAGGATTTGGAAGAGCAAGACTTTGAGGAACCCCGGGTACTTCCGCTGAAATCTTCCGCCACACCGGCAGTGGTCCGCGTTGTACCGATAGAGCAATCGGCAAGCAACGATGAACCGCAAACATCCACACACGATCCTACCTTTTCCGCGGATGATGATATTG AACCAAGCCCACCCCAGAACCTGACCGTACTGGAGGTAACGTCCACCACCATCAAGCTGACATGGCGCGAACCGGAAAAAGCGAACGGAGCGATCCATGGATACCGGGTGTACTACATCCATCAGAACCAAACCGATCTCCACATGCCGATCCTGAAGCTAAACGAAATGCAAAACTCCGTCTATCACTACACGCTTTCGAATTTAAGTGAGTATCGTTCTACACCTTCGTTCTTCTATATCTGGACACCAAATTTtacaactgtttttttttcttttcattttcccgttgttgtttttgtagaACCCTTTGCCGAATATCGCATCCTAGTGACTGCATTTACGAAAAAACATGACGGCAAACCGTCCGAGGTGACGCAACGTACCGATGTCAGCGGTCCGAGCGCACCAAAAGTGGTCAACCTGACGTGCCACTCGCACAACGCACTGTACTACGGTTGGCGCATTCCGCAAACCTTTTACAACACGATCGATCTGTACATAATCAGCTATCGGAACATTGCGTACCACGAGTTTCGCGAGATTCGCATCACGGTGAATGCTTCCATCATGGAAACTTCG CTGATCATTCCAAATCTTACGAGCAATGCGGAGTACGAGGTGAAAGTGCGTGCAGCATCGGCAAGCGTTATCAATCCCAAACAAATCATTCTCGGATCGTATTCCGAACCACGCAAG ATATCTCTCCAGCCGAACTGTGAAAAGGCTCCGCTAAAGTCGCAGAGACAGGCATACGATGATTACAACTTGGCCGTACTGGCCGGCATTGTGTTTAGTTTTTCTGCACTGCTGCTGATCGTGTTGGGGCTCATTCTGTGGAA GAAGTGTTTCCATGCCGCCTACTACTATCTCGACGATCCTCAACCCTGTCAGGGCGCACAGGCTGGTCTCATAGACTGGGAAGGACCGAGTGAGGTGGGAGGTGAGGTACGCTGCCCAGTTCCAGTGGCAGACTTTGCTAAACATGTTGCCCAGCTGCATGCGGACGGTGATATCGGCTTCAGCAAGGAGTACGAAGCGATTCAGGGTGAGGCGCTGAACGATGAGTACCCATCGGAGAACTCGCAGCATCCGGAAAACAAGGGCAAGAATCGATACTTGAATGTGATTGCCT ACGATCACAGCCGAGTGCATCTGCGACAAGTGCCGGGTCAGAAGAAACATCTTGACTACATTAATGCGAATTTCATCGATGGTTACCAGAAGCCGCGCGCATTCATCGGCACTCAGGGTCCGCTGCCAGGCACATTCGATTGCTTTTGGCGTATGGTGTGGGAGCAGCGCGTCGCTGTAATCGTAATGATAACGAACCTCGTTGAACGAGGCCGCCGGAAATGTGATATGTACTGGCCGAAGGATGGTACCGAAACGTACGGCATTATACAGGTGCGGTTGGTGAAGGAAGACGTGATGGCTACGTACACCGTGAGAACGCTCCACATCAAGCATctgaagatgaagaagaaaaaacaatcgcAAATGGAAAAAACCGTTTACCAGTACCACTATACGAACTGGCCCGATCATGGTACACCCGACCACCCGTTGCCGGTGATCAACTTTGTGAAAAAGTCCACCACCGCCAACCCGTCCGATGGTGGTCCGATTGTGGTGCACTGTTCGGCCGGCGTTGGCCGTACCGGGACGTTTATCGTGCTGGATGCAATGTTGAAACAGATCGAAACGAAGGGTTCGCTGAACGTGTTCGGTTTTTTGCGATACATTCGCGCGCAGCGGAATTATCTGGTGCAGACCGAGGAACAGTACATTTTCATACACGACGCACTGGTGGAGGCGATCGCTAGCGGAGAGACTAACATTAAGATGGATGCGATTGGAGGATTAGTGAACCATCTGGATTACATCGATGCACAGTACAAG CTTATCGTGAGTTATCAACCAAAGGAAATCAATTTGACCTCCTCGTTGAAGCCGGTAAATGCAATCAAAAATCGTAGTTCGTTGGTACCGCTGGAGGGTAGCAGGGTGCATCTCACACCCAAGCCGGGCGTTGAAGGAAGCGATTACATCAACGCAACCTGGCTGCATGGATTCCGCCGGCTGCGCGACTTTATCGTAACCCAGCACCCACTGATTGAGACTTTTAAAGACTTTTGGCAGATGGTATGGGATCATAACGCTCAAACTGTGGTGCTCCTGTCGTCGGTAGATAATATG TCTTTCTTGCAATTTTGGCCTAACGAGTCGGAACCGATAGAGAGTGATTACTATCGCATTCGGATGGTGTCGGAAACGTCGGAGGACAATTACATCGTGCGGAACTTTGTCATCCAGTCGATACAGGATGATTACGAACTGAGCGTTAAGATGCTGGAAAATTCGGCCTGGCCCGATATGAACAATACTCGTTCGATATTCGATTTTGCCGTGAGCGTCCACGAACGCTGCAGCGAGTACAGGAATGGTCCGATCGTGGTTGTTGACAG ATACGGCGGATTCCAAGCATGCCAGTTTTGCGCCATAAGCTCCCTAGCAATGCAGCTGGAGTATGATCAGACCGCCAACATCTATACCTACGCCAAACTGTACCACAACAAGCGGCCAGGCATCTGGACGTCGTACGATGACATCCGGCAGATATATCGGATACTTTCCTACATGCCGAAAGATCTCGGTCTGCTCAAGTGCACGGAGCTGCGTACAGAATTCGACGACGCCGCCATGATGACGGCAACACCGGATCTGTACAGCAAGATCTGTAGCAATGGCAGCATTAACAATCAGCTAACGGGTGGTACACCGGACGGTGTAGGCAATGGTACGGCAACGACAACTACAACGACCACATCGATTAATCCACCGCCGCCGGGTATGACGATCCCGGGGCTGGTAGCAGGCACCCCAAATACCGTATGCCCACCGATGGTTGCAGTGGGTCCGGGTGGAacgacaccaccaccaccaaccctCCAGAACGGTGGTACGGTCATCGTGAAGATGAACGGCGACGACAACGATGAgctgtcggtggtggtggctacCGGCAACCATCATCTAAACCTGGACCACAATCAGGCGTAA